CTTCGCGGCGACCACGGGGTTGCGGAGCGGCAGGACCAGCACGCCCGTTCCGAGCTTGATGGTGCTGGTGCGCGCGGCGATGGCGCCGAGCGTCGTGATGGAATCGATGATGGGGAAGGAGGGCTCGACGCCGAGGAGGACGTGGTCCCACGCCCAGAGCGACTCGAAGCCGAGCGCCTCGGCGCGCTCGGCGTAGGCGTAGAGCGCCTTCACGTCCGGCACTTCTCCGGGGCCGACGAAGTTCCTGATGGCAAGCCCGAATTGGGTCACGAAAATCTCCTCAGCCTATGAATTGCCGCGCGGGGTCGAGCATGCGCAGTATCCCCAGCTCTTCATCAGTTGGCGGCTTGGTCGCGGTGAGCTGATCGGAGACCAGCACCTCGAAGCCGGTGGCGGCCTTTACGTCGTCCACGCTCACGCCGGGGTGCAGGGCCTCGAGCCTCATCCGGCGGCTCTCCGGCTCGAAGCCGAAGAGGCCGAGCGTGGTCACTACGCGGGAGACGCCGCCGAAGAGGAGCCCGCTCGCCCGACGGCTGTCGCCGCCGATGAGCCAGCCCGGGCTCGTGATGAAGTCCACGGTCTCCGAGAAGCGGCGCTTCTCGTGGGCGGTCAGGATGATGACCGCGCGGCAGAGCGAGATGATGTCATTCGCGCCGCCGCTGCCGGGGAGGCGCACCTTCGGGCGGTCGTAGCTGCCGCCGATCGCGCTGGTGTTCAGGTTGCCATAGCGGTCGATCTGGGCGCCCCCGATGAAGCCCACGTCGAGGAAGCCGCGCTGGGCCAGCAGGAAGGCATCGGTGATGCCCGGCAGCATCTGGGCGCGGTAGGCGGCGCGCATCTCGTTGGTCGAGATCGGCAGCGAGCCCGGCTTCCACTTCGGCCCGACGATGCCGCCCTCGATGACCATGGTCAGGCCCGGGGCATGCATGCGCTGGGCGAGCCCCGAGGCCATCATGGGAGCGCCCACGCCGGCGAAGACCGTGGTGTTGTCTTTGAGCTCGCGGGCGCCCATCACCGCGAGCAGCTCATTGACCGTGACGCCGTTTGCGGCCCCACTCACGTCACCAGCTCCCTGCCGCGCCGCCGCGCGTCTGCGAGCGCCGCCTCGCCGAACAGCGCGAGATAGTCGGCGTGGGTCGCGGGGCCATAGACGTAGCGCTCGAGGTAGTCCTGGACTCCCGCGGCGCCGCGCTGGTTGATGCTGTCCACGTAGACGCTGAAGTGGTCGGGCTCGGCGTCGTAGAGGCCGTAGCACTCGTGAGGGTATGACCCGTACGGCACGTGGACCAGGGCGTCCACGATGAAGCCTGGGATCACGGTCCGGTCCGGATGAAGACGGATCTCCTCCTCGGGGACGATCTCCTCGGCCGTAACGAGCACCGTCGCTGCGGCCTTGGCGATGTCGGCGTCCATGTGCGGATAGCCGTCGATCTGGCAGTTGCCGAAGCGGTCGGCCCGGTGGACGTGGAGCAGCGCGACATCCGGAAACAGGGCCGGGACCGCGAGGAGCTTCTGCCCTGTGTACGGACAGTCGATGGTCTTGGAGCCCCCTACATCCACGAGCCCAGAGCCGAGCATCGTGAGCGAGGGGAGGAAGGGCACGCCCATTGCCGCCGCGCGGAAGCGGAGCCCCAGCGCAAGGTGGCTCCACTCTTCCATCGGCACG
This DNA window, taken from Candidatus Methylomirabilota bacterium, encodes the following:
- a CDS encoding CoA-transferase, whose product is MGARELKDNTTVFAGVGAPMMASGLAQRMHAPGLTMVIEGGIVGPKWKPGSLPISTNEMRAAYRAQMLPGITDAFLLAQRGFLDVGFIGGAQIDRYGNLNTSAIGGSYDRPKVRLPGSGGANDIISLCRAVIILTAHEKRRFSETVDFITSPGWLIGGDSRRASGLLFGGVSRVVTTLGLFGFEPESRRMRLEALHPGVSVDDVKAATGFEVLVSDQLTATKPPTDEELGILRMLDPARQFIG
- a CDS encoding CoA-transferase produces the protein MTISRCEYDFQAARLRLEAKPKSAGEKLTTLDEAAARVKDGDSLAFGGCLFSRTPLALIRALLRRRPTGLTISRNLMCYEGEWCMVAGAVDKVVTSWMGIGLPWGLSKIVREYVESGRVPMEEWSHLALGLRFRAAAMGVPFLPSLTMLGSGLVDVGGSKTIDCPYTGQKLLAVPALFPDVALLHVHRADRFGNCQIDGYPHMDADIAKAAATVLVTAEEIVPEEEIRLHPDRTVIPGFIVDALVHVPYGSYPHECYGLYDAEPDHFSVYVDSINQRGAAGVQDYLERYVYGPATHADYLALFGEAALADARRRGRELVT